One genomic segment of Alphaproteobacteria bacterium HT1-32 includes these proteins:
- the ligA gene encoding NAD-dependent DNA ligase LigA, whose amino-acid sequence MSDETSVGGLSPDDAIAEITTLRAEVEQLNRAYYQDDDSPASDAEYDAKFRRLQELEAAFPELADPESPTQTVGAAPAAGFAKVTHSVPMLSLSNAFSEEDLTEFFARVRRFLGLGPEDAVEVTAEPKIDGLSASLRYENGRFVQGATRGDGSVGEDITRNLETLNEIPDRISGAPDIVEVRGEVYMNGEDFAALNKRQEEAGSKIFANPRNAAAGSLRQKDPEITRSRALKFFAYSWGEVAEPLADTHGGALDRFREWGFTVNPETRIVRSVSEAMDFYRDIMARRATLGYDIDGIVYKVNRLDWQSRLGMVSRAPRWAIAHKFPAEKAQTIIESIDIQVGRTGALTPVARLKPVTVGGVVVSNATLHNADEIERKDIHVGDLVTIQRAGDVIPQVVEAVRSPESSPERYSFPELCPECGSQAMREPGEAVTRCTGGLVCPAQAVERLKHFVSRDAFDIEGFGGKTIDSFYRDGMVMNPADIFTLAERDKRSLTPLSKREGWGRTSAENLFKAIDDRRSIPLDRFIFGLGIRQVGQATAKLLARNYGSLDDLRSAMDRAGDEASDDYAQLLNIDQIGKVMAADIIGFFAEQHNRDLLDRLTELLDIQPYVAPAAVSSNVSGKTVVFTGTLEKMTRSEAKSRAETLGAKVAGSVSKKTDYVVVGADAGSKAKKAAELGVTILTEDEWLEMIS is encoded by the coding sequence ATGAGTGACGAAACATCGGTCGGAGGTTTGTCTCCCGACGATGCAATTGCCGAAATCACCACATTACGTGCGGAAGTCGAGCAGCTTAACCGCGCCTATTATCAGGATGATGATTCCCCGGCGAGCGATGCGGAATATGATGCGAAGTTCCGGCGGTTGCAGGAACTGGAAGCAGCCTTTCCGGAACTGGCTGACCCGGAAAGCCCGACCCAGACCGTAGGGGCGGCACCGGCAGCAGGGTTCGCCAAAGTTACCCATTCCGTTCCGATGCTGTCGCTCTCGAACGCTTTCTCAGAAGAAGACCTGACGGAGTTCTTTGCCCGTGTCCGGCGTTTCCTCGGGCTTGGTCCGGAGGATGCAGTCGAGGTGACGGCGGAGCCGAAAATTGACGGGCTGAGTGCCTCGCTGCGTTATGAGAATGGTCGTTTTGTGCAGGGCGCAACGCGGGGGGACGGCAGCGTCGGTGAGGATATCACGCGGAATCTGGAAACCCTGAATGAGATTCCGGACAGGATTTCGGGTGCGCCGGATATCGTTGAAGTTCGCGGCGAAGTTTATATGAACGGCGAGGATTTTGCGGCGCTGAACAAGCGTCAGGAAGAAGCCGGCTCCAAGATTTTTGCCAATCCGCGCAATGCAGCGGCGGGATCACTCCGCCAGAAGGATCCGGAGATTACCCGATCCCGGGCGCTGAAATTTTTCGCCTATTCCTGGGGTGAGGTGGCAGAACCACTGGCGGATACGCATGGTGGCGCGCTTGACCGGTTCCGGGAATGGGGCTTTACGGTCAATCCGGAAACCCGGATCGTCAGGAGTGTCAGCGAAGCGATGGATTTCTATCGCGACATCATGGCACGCCGGGCCACCCTTGGTTACGACATCGACGGCATTGTCTACAAGGTCAACCGGCTGGACTGGCAGTCCCGCCTCGGCATGGTCAGCCGTGCCCCGCGCTGGGCAATCGCGCATAAATTCCCGGCAGAGAAAGCGCAGACGATTATTGAATCCATCGACATTCAGGTTGGCCGAACCGGCGCGCTGACGCCGGTTGCACGGCTGAAACCGGTGACGGTTGGTGGCGTCGTGGTCAGCAATGCCACCCTGCATAATGCGGACGAGATCGAGCGCAAGGATATCCATGTCGGTGACCTGGTCACGATTCAGCGTGCCGGCGATGTCATTCCGCAGGTGGTTGAGGCGGTGCGCAGTCCGGAAAGCAGCCCGGAGCGATACAGCTTCCCGGAACTTTGCCCGGAATGCGGATCGCAGGCGATGCGGGAGCCGGGCGAGGCGGTAACACGCTGCACCGGGGGACTGGTCTGTCCGGCGCAGGCGGTTGAACGGCTGAAGCATTTCGTGTCCCGTGACGCCTTTGATATTGAAGGCTTTGGCGGCAAGACCATTGATTCCTTCTATCGCGACGGGATGGTCATGAACCCGGCGGATATCTTCACGCTGGCAGAACGTGACAAGCGATCCCTGACGCCGCTGTCCAAGCGTGAAGGATGGGGCCGCACCTCGGCAGAAAACCTGTTCAAGGCGATTGATGACCGTCGGAGTATCCCGCTGGATCGCTTTATTTTTGGTCTGGGCATCCGGCAGGTCGGTCAGGCCACGGCAAAGTTGCTGGCCCGTAATTATGGCTCGCTTGATGATTTGCGGTCGGCGATGGACAGGGCCGGGGATGAAGCCAGCGATGATTACGCCCAGCTTCTCAACATCGATCAGATCGGCAAGGTCATGGCGGCGGATATCATCGGCTTCTTCGCCGAACAGCATAATCGTGATCTGCTCGACAGGCTGACGGAACTTCTTGATATCCAGCCTTATGTGGCACCTGCGGCGGTTTCCTCGAATGTGTCGGGGAAAACAGTTGTCTTCACCGGCACGCTGGAGAAGATGACGCGCTCCGAAGCCAAGTCACGGGCTGAGACGCTGGGCGCGAAAGTTGCCGGGTCGGTCTCAAAGAAGACGGATTATGTGGTGGTCGGGGCAGATGCAGGATCGAAAGCGAAGAAAGCCGCCGAACTGGGCGTCACCATATTGACCGAAGACGAATGGCTGGAGATGATTTCATGA
- the pyrF gene encoding orotidine-5'-phosphate decarboxylase → MRAHNAKKIFCALDTGDFDKAVEVSNSIGGEIGGLKIGLEFFVNCGPDRVLELREKNLPIFLDLKFHDIPNTVAGAIRSSMRCKPFMLNVHCQGGYEMMKRAKETADEVADKMGITPPLVIGVTVLTSLDDQHFKSIGVDMTAEEKVLILAGQAKEAGLDGVVCSGLEVEKVKSNFGKDFKTIVPGLRPPWVQGDDQKRTMKPSDALRAGADYLVIGRPITMPDPRQFKTPLDALLKIVADMNLVDLEAEAA, encoded by the coding sequence ATGAGAGCGCATAATGCCAAAAAGATTTTTTGCGCACTTGATACTGGTGACTTTGACAAAGCTGTTGAAGTTTCTAATTCAATCGGCGGAGAAATCGGTGGTCTCAAGATTGGGTTGGAATTTTTCGTAAATTGCGGTCCTGATCGAGTGCTGGAACTTAGAGAGAAAAATCTCCCAATTTTTCTGGATTTGAAGTTCCATGATATTCCGAACACCGTAGCAGGTGCGATCCGTTCCTCCATGCGTTGTAAGCCGTTTATGCTAAATGTTCATTGCCAGGGCGGCTATGAAATGATGAAGAGAGCTAAAGAAACGGCAGATGAAGTTGCAGATAAAATGGGAATTACGCCTCCGTTAGTGATAGGCGTGACGGTGCTAACGAGCCTTGATGATCAGCATTTCAAGAGCATCGGAGTTGATATGACTGCGGAAGAAAAGGTCTTGATCTTGGCTGGTCAAGCTAAGGAAGCAGGGCTTGATGGGGTCGTTTGTTCTGGGCTTGAAGTGGAAAAAGTGAAAAGTAACTTTGGAAAAGATTTTAAAACTATTGTCCCCGGATTGCGTCCTCCTTGGGTTCAAGGTGATGATCAAAAAAGGACAATGAAGCCTAGTGATGCCTTAAGAGCAGGTGCTGATTATCTAGTGATTGGGCGGCCAATCACTATGCCAGACCCAAGGCAGTTTAAGACCCCTTTGGATGCATTGCTGAAAATCGTTGCAGATATGAACTTGGTTGATTTAGAAGCGGAAGCTGCCTAA